The DNA region aagttcgaacacacgtaaggatttatgaaattcctaagctattcaagctaaaaggaaaaataagaagtttggaaagatacttagttaatcaaaactaatattttctaatatgctaagacttatgagaagtgctaggctaatcatcttgacaattattgcaagaccctacaaaacgtatacctagtgcattgtgagttggtagaacacttgaccagtacaagttatatcatccaccacaaattcgttggttatgtgataaacaacaagaaagttctttcaaaatAAAGAActggttgggaacctatatgtgtacctggtaaggttcatgctgtgagagataacatgaatataaaggataatgcaatataagaagtttgaacacaagGAACACATGGTatattaaacttctattgcaatcgactagtgtttacacacttacgatatgcatcacaaggttgtaatatggtattgactacccgaatgtgatgtcgacatttgtcgtttgagttattattaactcaccttatactttgttacatccaaacgggttgtagagacaattgaaccccgttaaagtgaacacggattagcattatatttgcccatagttgcttacatgaggtgacgtctcgaagtgactagaatgtgatgcgattgatggcaagttcaagtgccatggagtcatatgtgatgactagtcgatcacataggcagactgttaggaacactttgtcgggccttatgaccgcttatagagttctggaaaacttatatagcctggtcgtggcgagagctactatgtattctaatgagtcgattcttttgactaaagactgttcgcctaagatggcacagtttcagattaactttgatttgtgtaactacgaccttcgtaaatggggtcaaatgggcatattttggattatgatggctatggctagtcgaagggaataagtgcgataggaattgtccacccctagtcagggttataaaaatatctcagggccactcgaggagaaatgaactggaaatgcgtggccacgctcggaagatatctatagtagataaatccggtcaatcaattattctccagatcgaggaaaccactctcgatatgatcacttgcaagtacgacctgaaagacatcttccattgagtgggagatagtaataggacaagagaattggtgacgcacacttgtcgaggacaagtgggagattgttggaatatgtgtcctccgacaataatgcgatcacaactgtcgatcatgatgatcacatgtttaagtctcattttaagaatacaattgggaagtaatattttaccgtcaactggtccacacatatcggtaatgattggctgactagagtttgacattactgtcgtgcgacggttgtgatcagttgatccccttaggtcatacctaaagggtaacactcttaattgattatttaattgatcgtatgtcgatacgggttaattaaattacttaaaactgacggacgattttggaagtaatatttacgtatcccattataatttgattaaataagatacggtctaagtgatcgaattgttttattacttagatgaaattattgtttacggaaacaattgaatttgaatgaataatttattataaatacaagatgttgtaatttataattggtaaagtgttttggtacaagtaattgtgaattactaagtcaattttgtgcATGACGTATTTTGTTattacgttgatttttaatacgttaaaaatacatgacaattttacatgacttgtgacatttgacaaattgacaaagataaaatggaatccattttatcttaaatggaccgaaatagagggtgtattaggcaaaatattgtgttgattaattaagtggaaaacataatcattttacctaattattagccatgcaaacctagttgtttttgtgaagagcaccttgatcatgcattggccaacaccatcccaccctacccggttttgtcataaAGAAAAGCCAaaggtttttctctataatttgtctaATATACACTATATGCATTCTAGtgcatattcattcattctatcgTCTCCATtattcctcctcttgaccgaaattccaagaggtcaaaacaatattttgggtcaattttatttagcttaatattgttctagtatcaataatattaatcttattaagggattactttgggtattcatctttgggagagattaaactcttgaatctttgttaatccatattaggagagctcaagaacaagtgagtaggagaactcatttgtgcccaaataatccgaaatttccaatgtaagaatgatgatttcttctctatatttacttatgtttgcatgcataagatctaattaattttatgactaaattaaattgaaacatatatgaatatgttgagtataatgagataaagatttctaacAAAGGGTTCAAACCCTGGGAGGAACATTTTTTACATATAAATTGTAGCTTACTAACGAGATGGGCCTTGAGATCATTACACAGTTTAACaaaaaattatttaataaaaacctAGGGCACCAAGAATCGAACCTGTGACCTCTCAAAGGTCAACTAAAGAGCTTACCAACTGAACCACATAAACCTATTAATCATTTCTATTACTTATAAAAAATTTATCCCGAAAATTTCAtggtgggcacgtgcccacccGGGCCCCTAGATCCGCCCATGGTCCTGGACCCACAGTTTCCAGCAAGAACAATGCTGGTAGGAGCTGATTGTGCAAGTAACATTCGTGAGCAGATAATTGAATTTCTACGTACTAACATGGATTTTTTCGCCTGGTCTCATAGCGACATGATTGGCATAGATACAAGGGTAATCACACACCGGTTAAATGTAGACTCCCGCTTTCCTTCAGTCCAacagaaaaggcggaaatttgctCCTGAAAGGAACGAGGTGATAAACTAGGAGGTAGACAACCTCCTGGAAGCAGGCAAGATCAGGGAAGTTAACTACCCAGAATGTCTCTCGAAAGTTGTGGTTGTACCCAAGAAGAACaacaagtggagagtatgtgttgaTTTCAAAGATCttaacaaagcctgcccaaaagacccgtTCCCCCTGCCGCATATTGATTCCATGGTAGACGCTACAGCAGGGCATGAGCTACTTACCTTCCTTGACGCCTAGAGtgggtacaaccagataaaaatggACCCTAAGGATCAGGAGAAAACAGCCTTCAGATCTGACAGAGGCTTGTACTGCTACAATGTGATGCCCTTTGGCCTCAAGAATGTCGATTCCACCTATCAACGCCTGGTGAACAGAATGTTCAAGGAAGAGATATGGAGAAcaatggaagtctacattgacgGTATGTTAGTCAAATATGAGAAGGCAGAACAACACATGTCCCACCTGGAAAATACCTTCTCGATCCTCAGAAAAAACCATATGAAGCTGAACCCCCTGAAATGCACTTTTGGAGTCTCCTCGGGGAAATTCCTGGGGTACTTGGTGACTCAAAGAGGGATAAAGGCTAGCACGGAGAAAATCAAAGCAGTACTCAAGTTAGAATCTCCTCAGAAGCCAAAGGACGTACAGAGGCTCACAGGACGAGTAGCAGCCCTAAACCGGTTCATATCAAGGTCCTCAGACAGGTGCCGATTGTTCTATGATATCCTGAGGAAGAggcagaagtttgaatggacgcaGGAGCATGAAAAGGCATCTGGGGAGCTCAAGCAGTAACTAAGCACCCCTCCTCTTCTCTCCAAGCCAGAACAGGGAGAACCACTATACTTGTATCTGTCAGTAATAGAGGCGGCTGTAAGCGTTGTACTGGTACGAGAGCACAAAGGTATGCAGAAACCagtatactatataagcaagtctctgttacctgcagagaccaggtacataTCTCTAAAAAAACTCATTTTAGCACTTGTTACTGCTTCGTACAaattgcgtccctattttgagtcacatacaATTTCAAGCGTGACAAACTACCCCCTGAAAACCATAATGAGGAAACCCGAACTGTGAGGGAGAATGGTTAAATGGTCCGTCCACCTGAGTGGGTACAACCTGAAATTTGAACCCAGAACAGCCATAAAGTCCCAAGCCCTAGCTGACTTTGTGTCAAACTTTAGTCCCACCCTTCAAGAACAAGCCGACAGTGAAATCTTGACCCTAAGTGAGGCTAAAGGGGAGCAGGTATGGGAACTACatgttgatggggcatccaatacGAAGGGAGCATGGGTAGGGCTGGTCCTGAAATCACCTCAGGAGGAACAGATAATACAAGCAGTACGGTGTGAGTTCAAAGCAACGAATAACGAGGATGAGTACGAGACCCTAATCTTAGGACTCCATATAGCCTTAGAAATGCAAATCAACCACATCAAGGTGTATAGTGACTCCCAACTGATTGTCAACCACGTGAATAACGTATACACATCCAGGGATCCTAAAATGGTAGCCTACCTGGAAGTGGCGAAGGAGCTCAAACTCCGCTTTGCCTCCTTCCACATCCAGCAGATACCAAGGGAACAGAATGTTAAAGCAGATGCTCTCGCCACCCCGGGAGCAGCCTTCATTCCAGGAGCAGTGGGTCCTATACCATTCATACATGTCATGAAACCTGCCATATGCCAGAATGAACAACAGAACGCCAGTAAGGCTGCAACCACCCAGTGGACATACGAAGCAGGGATACTGTGTACTGCCACACCCCAGGAAGAACCCGATGATTGGCGTAAGCCTTACATTAGTTAGCTACGTGATGAGGAATTAACACCTGACCATAAAGACACCAGGGGTTTCAAAATGAAATCCTCCAGATTCGTACTCATTGATGGTATCCTATTTAGGAAGTCCTCGGTATGACCCTATTTGAGGTGCTTAAGCGCACATGAGGCACATATAGTAATGTGTGATATCCACAGTGGTGATTGTGAAAATAACACAGGAGGtaggagcctgtccaacaagaCACTCAGGCAGggttacttctggcctaccatgaggAAGGACGCCACAGATTACGTCAAGAAATGTGAAGAATGACAAAGGCACGCCCCTCTCAGCCACCAGCCAACAGAACATATGCATCCGATCATCTCGCCTTGGCCTTTTACGAAATGGGGAATGAACATTGTGGGACCATTACCCCGTGCTTCTGGAAATAGGACGTACATACTGGCAATGACGAACTACTTCtctaaatggatagaggcagaagctttCCCTCAGATCCTGGAgaagcatgtgatatctttcatcAAGAGGAACATAGTCAGCAGATACGGCATTccttcagaaatcatatgtgacaatgggtcacaattCATAACCAACATAACAGAAGACTACTGCGCCAGGTGGAACATACAGGTGTTTAAGTCTACTCCTAGGAATCCACAGTCCAACGGTTAGGCAGAATCCGGCAACAAGATAGTCATGAACAACCTAAAAAGAAGGCTGGAGGAGATAGAAGCCAACTGGGCAGATGAGCTCCCCTTCGTACTGTGGTCTGATAGAACCACCCCCAAAGTGGCAACAAGTCAAACACCATTCAGTCTGGTATATGGGGCCAAGGCAGTTATTCCCTCTGAGGTGCAAGTACCAACGCATCGATATGCCAATGCCACCGAAGAGAGGAACCAGGTAAAAATGGCCAGCAGCCTGGATACCATTAATGAGACAAGAACCAGCGCCCAAATCAGGATGGCAACCTACACACAGACAAcagccaggagttacaacaaaaacATAAGACTGAGAACGCTGCAGGTAGGGGACCTGGTACTCAGGAAGGTATTCCCAAACACCAAGAATCAGAGTGCAGGTAAATTCGCCtataactgggaaggtccctaccgcaTAGAAGGCATCGTGGGTAATGGGGCATACAAGTTGGAGACTATGGACGGGGAAGCTGTCCCTAGATCCTGGAACATCATTCACCTTAAAAAGTATTATGTCTGAGGTTCTAGACGCAGGACCCAGAAGTTTCACCTCCAGCAGGTACATCCCAGGACCCTTGAATCCTAGCATTCAGTACTCCAGAAACCTTGGAACATGAACTAGCTTGCTTAAAGTGTCTTTGATTAAGAAGCTTTCGCTTGAAGGGGAACAACTCCAGAACCCACTTGCTGGAACCACAGCTCACTCTCTCATAAGGTACATACACAAAGAACTAATCATTTTGTTTCGTACCACCCGACTGTACCACCTGCATTGGTCTAACAGTAACATCTCTTTTGACAACAGAAACAACCAAGTCACCAGGCAAGGTCTTTCGTTCAGTACGCACGTGCTAAGTCTCCTGAATTCAGTAGGTACTACTAAGGAAATGAAAACTTACAACGTATCTTTCAAATCCTTTGAGTCAAAaccctttttcttattttcccttgGTGTCAACTTCAGCAGGTGTCACAAGGAGCAAAGTGTGGAAGCagctgatgcgtgcattt from Silene latifolia isolate original U9 population unplaced genomic scaffold, ASM4854445v1 scaffold_286, whole genome shotgun sequence includes:
- the LOC141639152 gene encoding uncharacterized protein LOC141639152, with amino-acid sequence MVKWSVHLSGYNLKFEPRTAIKSQALADFVSNFSPTLQEQADSEILTLSEAKGEQVWELHVDGASNTKGAWVGLVLKSPQEEQIIQAVRCEFKATNNEDEYETLILGLHIALEMQINHIKVYSDSQLIVNHVNNVYTSRDPKMVAYLEVAKELKLRFASFHIQQIPREQNVKADALATPGAAFIPGAVGPIPFIHVMKPAICQNEQQNASKAATTQWTYEAGILCTATPQEEPDDWRKPYIS